The proteins below come from a single Microtus ochrogaster isolate Prairie Vole_2 chromosome 14 unlocalized genomic scaffold, MicOch1.0 chr14_random_3, whole genome shotgun sequence genomic window:
- the LOC101998541 gene encoding LOW QUALITY PROTEIN: uncharacterized protein LOC101998541 (The sequence of the model RefSeq protein was modified relative to this genomic sequence to represent the inferred CDS: inserted 3 bases in 3 codons; deleted 1 base in 1 codon; substituted 4 bases at 4 genomic stop codons) — MIFDIQMTQSPSLSASLEDRVSITCRTRENIGNGLAWYQQKAAPKAPPPPESQLLVPLPSAPSPAPPSSSLYPTILKEKIPKEKPPKPTSALPPILPPNPDSFLTDLLSEEPPYADPEDPESPDGPETAAAGGQPAQVSPAPSPMAGRLRGMREPPPDSTSHALPLREGPNGQQQYLPFSALDLYYWKHHNPPFSKDPITLTNLIESILVTHQPTWDDCQQLLTSEEKQRVFLEARKNVPDDNGSPTLLPNEIDEAFPLTRPDWDFTMAAGRGHLCLYRQLLIMGLRGAARRPTNLAQVKQVIQGNEETPSAFLXRLKDAYRMYTPYDPEDPGQVTSVSMSFIWLSSPDIRSKLQRLDGLQGYTIQDLLKEAEKIFNKRETPEEKEERLWQRMKDREDERDKRRKKELTRVLATVVQGQNREGDRKGERLRAKVDRDQCAYCRERGHWIKDCPRRNKGPRKPRPQTSLLTLEDXGTQGQEPXPEPRIILDVRGQPITFLVDTRAQHSVLTQTSGPHSERSAWVQGATGGKRYRWTTNRKVQLATSKVTHSFLHVPDCPYPLLGRDLLTKLRAQIHFEDTGAKITGPDGGPLQILTLQLEDEYRLYEPPGQQTIDMDPWLNDFPLAWAETRGMGXALXQPLLIIQLKTTATPVSIKQYPMSHEAYQGIRLHIKRLLDQGILTPCQSPWNTPXLPVKKPGTGDYWPMQDLREVNKRVEDIHPTVPNPYNLLSTLPPSYIWYTVLDLKDALFCLRLHPESQSLFAFEWKDPDLGLLGQLTWTQLPQGFKNSLTLFDEALHRDLADFRVQYPALTLSQYVDDLLPAAASEKECQEGTKALLQTLGQAGYRASARKARICQKQVIYLDYQLKDGQRWLTEARKQTVTNIPAPRKPRQLKEFLGTVGYCHLWIPGFAEMAAPLYPLTKQGTMFDWGLMNGQACAQLNAGRTKLGPGVRARGHRPGVHWEINFTEVKPGLYGYRYLLVFIDTFSGWVEAFPTKHETAKVVTKKLLEEIFPRYGMPQVLGTDNGPAFVSQVSQLVAKLLGVEXKLHCAYRPQSSGQVERMKRTIKETLSKLTLATGTRDWVLLLPLALYRARNTPGPHGLTPFEILYGAPPPFINFFDSNTADFADSPSLEAHLQALQIVQREVWKPLAAAYRDQMNKPVVLHPFQIGDTVWVRRHQTKNLEPRWKGPYTVLLTTPTALKVDGITAWIHASHVKAAHTAEKAEPATTPAWRSQHTQNPLKIRLTRGAL, encoded by the exons ATGATATTTGACATCCAGATGACCCAGTCTCCATCCTTGTCTGCATCTCTAGAAGACAGAGTCAGCATTACTTGCAGAACAAGGGAAAACATTGGTAATGGGTTAGCCTGGTATCAGCAGAAAGCAG CCCCTAAGGCTCCCCCTCCTCCGGAGAGCCAATTGCTTGTGCCTCTTCCTTCTGCAccttcccctgccccaccctctTCTTCCCTATACCCCACCATTCTTAAGGAGAAGATTCCCAAAGAAAAACCTCCGAAACCTACCTCTGcgctccctcccatccttcctcctaaCCCTGACTCTTTTCTCACTGACCTTCTATCAGAAGAACCTCCTTATGCAGATCCAGAGGATCCAGAGAGTCCGGATGGGCCAGAGACTGCAGCAGCGGGAGGACAGCCTGCACaagtctccccagccccttcacCCATGGCTGGAAGACTCCGGGGAATGCGAGAGCCACCCCCTGATTCGACTTCTCATGCTCTACCCTTGAGAGAGGGCCCAAACGGCCAACAGCAATACTTGCCATTCTCTGCCTTAGATCTATACTATTGGAAACACCATAACCCCCCATTCTCCAAAGATCCAATAACGCTGACTAACCTGATTGAGTCTATTTTAGTCACCCACCAGCCCACTTGGGATGATTGCCAGCAACTCTTGAcctcagaagaaaagcaaagagtctttttgGAGGCTCGGAAAAACGTCCCAGATGACAACGGTAGCCCAACCCTTTTGCCTAACGAAATTGATGAGGCCTTCCCTCTGACACGACCTGACTGGGATTTTACCATGGCTGCAGGC AGGGGACATCTATGCCTCTATCGCCAGTTGCTAATCATGGGTCTCCGAGGGGCAGCACGCCGCCCCACCAATTTGGCCCAGGTTAAGCAAGTAATACAGGGAAATGAAGAGACACCCTCAGCCTTCTTATAAAGGCTCAAGGATGCTTATAGGATGTATACCCCCTATGACCCTGAAGATCCAGGGCAAGTTACAAGTGTATCCATGTCTTTCATTTGGCTGTCTAGTCCGGATATTAGAAGCAAATTACAGAGGCTCGACGGTCTCCAGGGGTATACTATACAAGACTTACtaaaagaggcagagaagatTTTCAATAAGAGAGAGACtccagaagaaaaagaggaaagattatGGCAGAGAATGAAAGATCGGGAGGATGaaagagacaaaaggagaaaaaaagaattaactagGGTGTTGGCCACCGTGGTTCAGGGACAGAatagagagggagacaggaagggagaacGACTTAGGGCCAAGGTGGACAGAGACCAATGCGCCTATTGTAGAGAACGAGGACACTGGATTAAGGATTGCCCCAGGAGGAACAAAGGACCTAGGAAGCCCAGGCCCCAAACCTCCCTCCTCACCTTAGAGGATTAGGGAACTCAGGGCCAGGAGC CCCCTGAGCCCAGGATAATTCTTGATGTCAGGGGGCAACCAATCACCTTCCTAGTAGACACCAGGGCCCAGCATTCAGTCCTGACCCAGACTTCAGGGCCACACAGCGAACGGTCTGCTTGGGTCCAAGGAGCCACTGGTGGCAAGAGATATCGATGGACAACCAATCGGAAGGTTCAGCTGGCTACCAGTAAGGTGACACATTCCTTTCTGCATGTTCCAGACTGTCCCTATCCCTTGTTGGGTAGGGACCTCCTCACCAAGCTAAGGGCCCAAATTCATTTCGAGGACACAGGGGCTAAGATAACGGGCCCAGATGGAGGTCCCCTCCAAATTTTGACCCTCCAGCTGGAGGATGAATATAGACTTTATGAGCCCCCAGGGCAACAGACAATTGACATGGACCCTTGGCTCAATGACTTTCCATTGGCATGGGCAGAGACCAGGGGAATGG TGGCTTTATAACAACCTTTACTTATCATTCAATTGAAGACAACAGCTACTCCTGTTTCAATCAAGCAGTACCCCATGTCCCATGAAGCATATCAAGGCATAAGGCTCCACATAAAAAGACTGCTGGATCAGGGCATTCTCACTCCCTGCCAGTCACCATGGAATACCC TTTTACCAGTAAAGAAACCGGGGACTGGGGACTACTGGCCAATGCAGGATTTGAGGGAGGTCAACAAAAGGGTGGAGGACATACACCCCACGGTCCCCAACCCCTACAACTTATTGAGCACTCTGCCACCATCCTACATTTGGTATACCGTATTAGACTTAaaggatgccctcttctgcttgCGGCTGCATCCGGAGAGCCAGTCCCTTTTTGCCTTTGAATGGAAGGACCCAGATCTTGGACTTTTGGGTCAATTGACCTGGACACAGCTCCCCCAGgggttcaagaacagcctgaCCCTCTTTGATGAGGCCTTACACCGGGACCTGGCAGATTTCCGGGTTCAGTACCCTGCCCTGACATTGAGCCAATACGTAGATGACCTTCTTCCGGCGGCCGCTTCAGAGAAAGAATGTCAGGAGGGTACAAAGGCCCTCCTACAGACATTGGGACAAGCAGGATATCGGGCATCAGCCAGGAAGGCTCGGATATGCCAGAAGCAAGTCATTTACCTAGATTATCAATTAAAAGATGGACAGAGATGGCTGACCGAGGCACGCAAACAGACTGTCACTAACATTCCTGCCCCCCGGAAACCCCGCCAGCTGAAAGAGTTCCTGGGAACAGTGGGATACTGCCACCTCTGGATCCCAGGGTTTGCAGAGATGGCTGCACCCTTGTATCCATTAACTAAACAAGGAACAATGTTTGATTGGGGACTGATGAATGGCCAAGCCTGCGCTCAGTTAAACGCAGGCAGAACCAAGCTTGGTCCAGGAGTTCGGGCACGGGGTCATCGTCCCGGAGTACATTGGGAGATCAACTTTACAGAGGTCAAGCCAGGTCTCTATGGCTACAGATACCTCTTGGTGTTCATAGACACTTTTTCAGGATGGGTGGAAGCCTTTCCCACCAAACACGAAACCGCAAAGGTGGTGACCAAAAAGCTCTTGGAAGAAATCTTTCCCAGGTACGGAATGCCTCAAGTCTTAGGCACCGATAATGGGCCCGCCTTCGTCTCCCAGGTAAGTCAGTTGGTGGCCAAACTCCTAGGGGTCGAATGAAAATTACATTGTGCGTATAGACCCCAAAGTTCAGGGCAGGTAGAACGCATGAAGAGAACAATTAAGGAGACCTTATCCAAATTAACGCTTGCAACTGGCACTAGAGACTGGGTGCTCCTCTTACCACTGGCCCTGTACAGGGCCCGCAACACTCCAGGGCCTCATGGACTGACACCTTTTGAAATTCTATATGGAGCTCCTCCCCCATTTATAAATTTCTTTGATTCAAACACTGCCGATTTTGCTGACAGTCCTTCTCTGGAAGCCCATTTACAGGCTTTACAGATTGTGCAAAGAGAGGTTTGGAAGCCACTCGCCGCTGCTTACCGAGACCAAATGAACAAGCCGGTGGTACTGCATCCCTTCCAGATAGGAGATACTGTTTGGGTCCGCAGACACCAGACCAAAAACTTGGAACCTCGGTGGAAAGGCCCTTACACTGTCCTTCTGACCACCCCAACGGCACTGAAGGTTGACGGCATCACAGCCTGGATCCACGCCTCACACGTTAAGGCCGCTCATACAGCTGAGAAAGCAGAGCCAGCCACGACCCCAGCATGGAGAAGCCAACACACTCAAAACCCCTTAAAGATAAGGCTTACCCGTGGGGCCCTTTGA